The Sesamum indicum cultivar Zhongzhi No. 13 linkage group LG6, S_indicum_v1.0, whole genome shotgun sequence genomic interval AGTGCTTGAACTGGAATTTTCCCTTCAAGCATGCTCACCACTGAAGACATGGTAGGTCTGAGAGTCGGGGATGGGTTTGCACACAAGAGTGCCAAGTTCAACATCCGCATCGCCTCTTCTTTAGAGTAGTTCAAGCCAAGACTTGGATCCACAAGTTCTAAGAGATTTCCTTGCTCTTGCAGGACATAAGCCTTCacatttcataaatataagaagaaaaagaggattATAATCAATGTGAAAGTGCTAGGAAATGATCCCAACATTGAGCATAGTTTCTACCATGGAACTAGAGAATGTGAAACAGAATCGATAACTTGTTATAAACGTTTACACAGTTATGGTGTGGGGGAAGATTCATAATTTAGACTCTATCAGATTGAACTTTGCGCATAATTGTCAactaattttccaaaaaaaagaaacaaaggaaATAGACAGTAATTTGACTGAACAATAGAAGATTACCCAATCAAGAAGGTACACAAACTCCTCTTTTGGCCTGTAATTAGTGTTGCTTTTGCCACTGACGATTTCTAGTGCAACAATTCCGAAGCTGTAGACATCTGCTTTGTCTGTCAAATAGCCCCTCATAGCATACTCAGGAGCCATATAACCTCTGTAAGTAACAAACCGTTCCCAGTTTAGTGCACTCCTAACTTAATTACGGAAAAGAACACTTCTCTTACATTGTTGATGGACTAATCTACACTTAGAGATTAACATCTTTCTTTTCTAGGCATACAAAGATAAACCTAGcacataacaataaataacacgatattccatcatttttcttctgtttATCAAGGAAAGGATTAAGGGAAATAGACTTACACAGTTCCAGCGATTCGTGTGCTAATATGGGTGTTCTCTTCTTCATCAAGCTTAGCCAAACCAAAGTCAGATATCTTAGCATTTAGATCTTTATCCAGAAGAACATTGGTAGCCTTTATGTCTCTATGGACAATTTTCAACCTTGATTCCTCGTGGAGATATGCAAGACCTCTTGCTATTCCTATACATATCTTCTTTCTCGTTTGCCAATCAAGGTTTAATCTTTGTTCCTCACGGCCTAATCAAGAAACAGGTAGAAATAAGATTAGCAGGAAGACCATAATAACTGAGTCCTAAAAAAGTATACGTGAGGCCAAAGTATTTACCAAAAAGTGCTCGAGCCAGACAATTGTTCTCCAGGTACTCGTATATTAGGAGCAACTGGTTTCCTTCTATACAGCAACCGAAGAGCTTGACAAGGTTGGGGTGTTGTAGGGCAGATATCATGCCGATCTCATTGACAAATTCTCGGTTTCCTTGTTTTGACTTAGCAGAGAGCTGCTTAACTGCTATTACTGTTCCGTCGGACAGAACACCCTAAAACAGGAAGAATTATTTCAGGGAAGTTACATAGATGCATGTGGCTGAGGCTCACCTTAATTGGAAAAATACTCCTTAAATACTTTCTgcacaatatttatatttgactGAACTTATGGAATAAATAGAAGATGCTCCGAGTCTActaagaaaagaacaaaagtaAGATTTACTTATTTACCTTGTAGACGGGACCAAATCCTCCTTCGCCAATCTTATTAGCATTGTCAAAGTTATGTGTAGCAGCTTTAATCTGTCTTAGGGTAAAATAACCTGTTTGTAGGTCAAGTGCTCGAAGTTCTGTATCAAGAAGATAAAAAGATCTGTAACCAAGGTATCAGTCTTTAACTGTTTACTGAgcataacaagaaaaatgatattttataattcatatttcaCTTATTCTCTCTTTCTGCGTGTGTAGTCTTTCTGCACGTGTGATGCTAACTACGCTAGTCCAAGGATTCAAGATTTTCCAGGACCGAATTGTTAACCACCAGGGtgatgattaaattaataattgattataaacaTACTTTCTCTGCAATGACTTACCTTTATCTTCAACTTCTTTTCCCAGACACCCTCCCCTCCAGAGAACAAGTAAAATCAATAACACAGCCAGCACAAATGAAGAAACAACGATTCCAATAATAGCTCCAACAGATAGTCCTGTACTGACATCAAAGTCTAAAGAGGAAGAGATACTCTCATGATTAGGCAGTAAAAAAAAGGAATGTGGAAGAAAAATGATCAAGGCAATTACTTGGCGTCACAGCAATTGCAGATATCAAGGGTCCATATACACCCCTGTCGGGAATTGCCGTTGTCCCCTTTCCAGTCCAGTACAAGTGGATCTCCAGGGTACTACCATTTACAAGAACGTTAAAGTCCCTGTAAATGCCTGTCCTAACACCCTTAGCTTCCTGAGCAATATCAAAGTCTGACAAAACCACCTGCCCCTATAAAGGTAGCCCAGTGAACATAGGATGTCAACTAGGAAAATGTATCCTATGTACCAATAGAAACTCTgtggagaaaaatatatatcccCAAGTAATGCTAATATATCGGCCcaaagtttgataaaaatcTGGCAAATCATGGATCACTTACTTGGATTGCTACATCGAATATCCTCCTTCCGAGGCTGGTAAAGGTGGAGTTATCATCATACATTATTTCAGCAAAATGAAGGCGCACTCTATAGCTACCTTTGCGCAAGCAGAGTCCGTAATACTTGAGTGAAGAAGGGGAAAGGCGAGctgtttggtaaatttctGCAACTGGTGATATCATTGAAGAATAATTTGCTGCGATAAATCGGCCTCTGTCATTTCCCATGTATGTCCCTGTGCTGCTATATGCCCATCTATTATTATAGGATTCAAAGTGTGATGGACCTTCATCACTTAAGTTCTCTTCATATTCATTTCCTTCAAAGTTAATCCTTCTTCCTCCACAGTTTATGAACAATGAGTGATCTGAAGATGTAAGTACCATGAATACCTTTTTATCACAatgaaagataaattgttatgTTGGTACAGTAGAAGAAGCTCTTACGGTTGGGGTTTGCGGGGCAGGCGAGGTCTGGTCTCAAACACCAAGGGATTCTATCAACAAAGAACTTCCacatttacaaaaaagaaaaatagtaatcAAAGAAGTAAAGCACTTGACAGGGAATAAGAGGAACTCACGAGTTGCTTGCTAAAGTCGAGTGGCTCGCAACTAAATTTCTGTAAAAGTTAAAAGAGTAGTTGAGTAGATATGGTCACAATCTTCATCTCAAATACATAGCATAGAAGAAACTTACATATTTGAGAACTGGCAACCTTCTACACTGGATTGTGTGAAGTTGTTGTATGATAGATCCCTGCAGTTAGTTGGTCATGAGTTCTCATGTAAATCTGATTTCTTGCTCTTTGGGCTATAAAAAACAGGTATATTTTGCttagaaattgtacaagaCAGATGACATGAAGTAAGCACAGGAGGTTTTCTGGATGGATTAGTGAACATAGCAGTTTATATACAAGATGATCTTGTCCATCCCATGCCAGTAGTTCTGGTTTAGACACCCATTCTTAGAATCAGAAGTTGATGTGGGAGCTTCTGTAGCTAGTCTTTTCTTCCATCCCTTGCCTTTGTCCTAAGTCGacactttctttctttatcatGGAACAAAAACTTCTAAAGAGTATTAGTCACTTTACATAAAGCTAAAGACAAGGTTCTGATATCTAAGACCAAGTTTGCCAGCatgagaaatataattttgacatCTGCATGACTCAATCTtgctataatatttatatgctaagaataaaacaaaatgcCAATAATAATGTAAGTCACTATGATTTGCTAGGCTTGAAGGAATTCTCACATATTCTTCTGTCTGCTATCCAGGATCCAACCAGGCACCTCCCCCGTCAGAGAGTTATGGGACAAAAACCtacaagaaaaatgtaaatcaTCTCTTGATAGAATAATCAGCTGTAAATGGGAAACTACAAATTCTGCATAGAGTACATAACAAGTAAAGAACTTCAGAAAAGGCATACAAACATCTGTTCAGATTATGCAAAGAAAGATACATACAAGAAGTCCAGATTCACCAGCCCTTGGAGATTGCTGGGGATTTCTCCATTCAACATGTTGAAACTGAGATCTCTGTGAAtgcacatttaaaaaattcagacaTCCCATGAATGAAAGAGGATATTTATAGCAAGACAATAATATcttggaaaaacaaaatactctATAAGTGGTATtgttattagataaaattttgagTCAATGATAATGCTTAATTCCCTAGGGTGATTGACACACTTACAGAGTTTTTAGCCTACTCACGTCTCCTAAGTATGGTGGAATTGCACCAATGATTGAGCAATTCCTTAATATCCTGCATCACGGCGAATTGAAAACATTACCCGCTGCAAAACTTATCTACAGAAAATTCTTGAGTGCTTTCCTCTAATAACCACATGATACTCACAATTCACGCATGTTTGTCATGTCTTGCAAACTGGGAAATCTCGTGTTTGGTCCCTTCAGATCTGATATCCTCCTGAAAACCAAACcagaatttatttacaattcaACCTTCCATTATTATCACACAATTTTTTACCatagtttattttcctttgtcTGGTAGAAGACTGCATAAACTGTGTAAAACTTCTACTAAGAGAATATTTGGCTTACAAATCTGTCAAGTTCTTCAACTGGGATATTGTAGCAGGAACGGGACCCTCCATTGATGTTCCTTGAATGTCTCTGCATTGATGTTCCTTGCATGTCTCTGCAACATGTTCAGTAACTTTAGTAAAGACATGACAAGATCGCCATAGTTTTACAGAAATATCATGAAAATTCGAGTGACAGATCGAAATGCCAGTATAACTATGACTCACAGTCTTGTTAGTTTGGTCCAGTTTCCAACAAAATCAGGAATGCTTCCAGACATTTTGCTCCCATCTATCCTACTGCAAAGAGTACAATAAAGTTGAGGTACACATATGAGGAAAGCAAGTCACTGCAGCCCCAGCTCCGGTGTGAGAACCCAAAAACAAGGCTAAACTTCAGCATATATGCATAAAGTGGCTGCCCTCAGGTTTAAACTCATACCCATGCTGTTGCTGGTCTTCTCCTTGCACGACTCAATGTTCAAATGCTAGTATATTACATTATGCACTCGAATCTTTGTTACTTACAAGTCTGTCAAGTTACTTAGATTGACAAATGTTGCTGGTATCGTTCCATTGAAATTATTAGCAGAAAGAAGGCTGCAAAGGAAATATCGAATGTCagcaatgtaatttattttggaaaaaataatcttatatGCCACTCAGCATTCAGTGATGGGTAAATTTGTGATCTCACATGGACCTCATGAAGAAAAGTGAGAAGAATAGACGTTACAATAAGAATTCTTACTGAAATCAGATAGATGGCTGGGGTCCGAGTTAGATGAGACAGAACATAGAAACTATAACAAATAAACAACCTTGTCTAGACATGTCTGTAATCATTGTAAAAGCAAAAGGTTGGTAATTTCATGCAGGAGTGAACAGTTTCTTCCTCCATTGTAAGGCAACACAATAATGCTAATTTCTGTATAGCGTTCAATGAATCCAGTATCTTAGCTTGCACGTAAAAAACTACCCAACCTACCTAACAATCATGATCAATGGTGTTATAAATATTCACTGACAATTGAATATGGGTGAAATTAAACAAATGATAACATGCACATGAATCAATATAAAGTGTTCAGAATCTTCTACATAAATAAGTTGATCAAAGTGAAACATAGATTTAATgccatgtaatttaatatgcGATAGCTCTTCAAAAGGGTATTCTTGATGACGTCTCAGACTTATAAACAGAATAAGTAAAGCTAGTACAATAACACAAATATTCTCTAAGCTTTCTCGACTCCCAGTTTTCTTTTAGGAGCTGCATTGGCAGAATTAAAGTAATAATGCGTTTGTCCTCCATAGGAATTCcagaaaaaatcatttgacATATACTAGTCCTTACTTTGAATAATGTTTAGTAGCTATGCTCCTAATGCTAATCAAAcaagtaaaaacaaaatattctatTTGTACACCTAGAAATCAAATCGTGGAGTAAACTGGAAGCATAATATTACGAATATCAGATTTGTTAAAAGAAATGATTTATTGTTACCACCGTATATAAGTAAAGAGTGATGTTTCGAACAATTATTACAAcagaatcaaaattatgatcaGCAGTCTTACAGCCTCCTTAAGTTGCTCAAACTTCCCAGGTTTGCCGGAAGATTTCCTTCAAGCAGATTATCTTCCAAAACCCTGAAATTAAGATAATAACAAACAATGAGGCGTATAACTACTTTCTTCGGCAGATAAACTGATTTACATACTATTATTACTTACAGCTCTTCAAGAGTGGTGATGTCACCAATCTCCTCTGGGATTGTACCACCTAGACGGTTTCCAAGAAGTGACCTGTTATGATCAAAATGTAAGCATATCTAATCTGTATGAATGATGCAAAGCCATACGTTCTGTACCATTTCTGAAGGAGGTAATAACTTACAACTTGATTAGACGGNNNNNNNNNNTCAGGTAATTTCGAGAGAGATCTCTGGAATGGGAAATAACTAGAATCAAGTCTTCTCTTTCAATAAAAACTTGTGCAATCAGGGTTTTAGGATACATTCAGTCAACACTTGCCCTTTGTACAAGATGCACTAACGGCAGTTAAACATCAAAATCTATGTGTCCCATATTCAGAGAAGTGATTTCAAAACTGTAAACTCTTTCTCATCATTGTCAAACTATTTTGTTAACTTCAGATAAGAGGAGTTTTAGAACAACACTGGTCGAACGTCTTCCGTTTGTAGAGCAGTACTCTAACATAATGATGTTGAAACATGAAAAGTTCGTAAATGACCGTGCAAAAGTCGAAACTTACATCTCTTGCAGATGACTAAGATTTGCAAATTCCGCAGGCAAACTTCCAGTTAAATTGAGACCCTTCAACTGGCTGCACATGAAAAAAAGAGGATCGCGTTTAagatataaatgataaaattgcaaaatctaGCTGGATACTTTCTTTCCAAGAAGAGAGTTCCTAGCACCAGAAAAAAAATCCTGGAAAACTAGGTCAATCATGTTAGGATAATGAGGGTTGAGTTTCTTATCTAGCAATCTAAACAAGTGCCTTTTGCTTTAATCTACATACAATGTCCATGCACAAATGATTACACTGTTAAAGCATGAAGAACCAAAACAAAGTAATCCTATTCGATTGCTAAACATAGAAAACCTCTTTTATGGTGCCAATTTAAGCTTACAATATAGAATCGACTAAGGGCTGAGAGCACACGAAATGAGGTCTACGTGTTAAATATGAAAGCTGCAAATTTGAACTGGATGCAGTAAAATTGATGAACGAATTTTGCTAAATTTCATTCTGTATTTCACCAAGTATTTGCGAAGCTAGTCAGattcatcaatatatatataattgattgcaGAACAACCATACTATGAATATAGATATGAATGGGTCACCTCAATGGACATTTACTTGCATAAGGACTGAACATTACTTCTTAACAGATACAAAAGACTAGCATGTATTATCTGGTCTaagttttcttatttattgcTACAGGAAATtagcaataaaaattaatgatagaAGTATAAGAGCATACATGTTGGTAACGTGGCATACAGTGCTGCTATTAAAGGAACAATCACAATTGACACCGCTGTATATTTCATCAGACCAAAAGGTCAAGTTAAATCCATTAGCCCCAATGCAAGAGCTTTGATTAACATTCCAGTATTTGTTCTGTAGCTTTGACGATATTGT includes:
- the LOC105165464 gene encoding probable LRR receptor-like serine/threonine-protein kinase At1g53440 (The sequence of the model RefSeq protein was modified relative to this genomic sequence to represent the inferred CDS: added 69 bases not found in genome assembly) produces the protein MMEFFLAKLASANFVKRFILASVYAILVLTSAAQLLPEDEVLVLQTISSKLQNKYWNVNQSSCIGANGFNLTFWSDEIYSGVNCDCSFNSSTVCHVTNIQLKGLNLTGSLPAEFANLSHLQEIDLSRNYLNGSIPAEFGQLRLIKLSLLGNRLGGTIPEEIGDITTLEELVLEDNLLEGNLPANLGSLSNLRRLLLSANNFNGTIPATFVNLSNLTDFRIDGSKMSGSIPDFVGNWTKLTRLDIQGTSMEGPVPATISQLKNLTDLRISDLKGPNTRFPSLQDMTNMRELILRNCSIIGAIPPYLGDVSRLKTLDLSFNMLNGEIPSNLQGLVNLDFLFLSHNSLTGEVPGWILDSRQKNMDLSYNNFTQSSVEGCQFSNINLVASHSTLASNSIPWCLRPDLACPANPNHHSLFINCGGRRINFEGNEYEENLSDEGPSHFESYNNRWAYSSTGTYMGNDRGRFIAANYSSMISPVAEIYQTARLSPSSLKYYGLCLRKGSYRVRLHFAEIMYDDNSTFTSLGRRIFDVAIQGQVVLSDFDIAQEAKGVRTGIYRDFNVLVNGSTLEIHLYWTGKGTTAIPDRGVYGPLISAIAVTPNFDVSTGLSVGAIIGIVVSSFVLAVLLILLVLWRGGCLGKEVEDKELRALDLQTGYFTLRQIKAATHNFDNANKIGEGGFGPVYKGVLSDGTVIAVKQLSAKSKQGNREFVNEIGMISALQHPNLVKLFGCCIEGNQLLLIYEYLENNCLARALFGREEQRLNLDWQTRKKICIGIARGLAYLHEESRLKIVHRDIKATNVLLDKDLNAKISDFGLAKLDEEENTHISTRIAGTVGYMAPEYAMRGYLTDKADVYSFGIVALEIVSGKSNTNYRPKEEFVYLLDWAYVLQEQGNLLELVDPSLGLNYSKEEAMRMLNLALLCANPSPTLRPTMSSVVSMLEGKIPVQALVVKRGALNEDIRFKAFEILSQDSQTRVSTFAQDGREQRRVSMDGPWIDSSVSLSSKDESQDHSSANRLLPDLHDVKLD